Proteins from a single region of Streptomyces spectabilis:
- a CDS encoding glycoside hydrolase family 18 protein: protein MPRPHRLRAPFRALVATACTAVLGAGLLAGAGTATADQNAAPKAAEAQAGSRVVGYFTEWGVYGRNYHVKNVETSGSANKLTHINYAFGNVQGGKCTMGDAYAATDKAYSADQSVDGVADTWDQPLRGNFNQLRKLKKKHPNLKVLWSFGGWTWSGGFTEAAKNPQAFAQSCYDLVENSKWADVFDGIDIDWEYPNACGLSCDTSGRAAYKNLMSAVRAKFGSNNLVTAAIPADASSGGKIDAADYAGAAQYVDWYNPMTYDFFGAWDAKGPTAPHSPLSSYTGIPKAEYHSQATIAKLKGMGIPSDKLLLGIGFYGRGWTGVTQKAPGGTATGPAQGTYEQGIDDYKVLKTKCPANGTVGGTAYAHCGTNWWSYDTPATIAGKMNYKNQQGLGGTFFWELSGDTTNGELIKAIN, encoded by the coding sequence ATGCCAAGACCACACCGCCTCCGCGCCCCCTTCCGGGCGCTCGTGGCCACCGCCTGTACCGCCGTCCTGGGCGCGGGCCTGCTCGCCGGTGCGGGCACCGCCACGGCCGACCAGAACGCCGCCCCGAAGGCCGCCGAGGCCCAGGCGGGCTCTCGCGTCGTCGGCTACTTCACCGAATGGGGCGTCTACGGCCGGAACTACCACGTCAAGAACGTCGAGACGTCGGGCTCCGCCAACAAGCTCACGCACATCAACTACGCCTTCGGCAACGTCCAGGGCGGCAAGTGCACGATGGGCGACGCCTACGCCGCGACCGACAAGGCCTACTCCGCCGACCAGAGCGTCGACGGCGTGGCCGACACCTGGGACCAGCCGCTGCGCGGCAACTTCAACCAGCTGCGCAAGCTGAAGAAGAAGCACCCGAACCTCAAGGTCCTGTGGTCCTTCGGCGGCTGGACCTGGTCCGGCGGCTTCACCGAGGCCGCGAAGAACCCGCAGGCCTTCGCCCAGTCCTGCTACGACCTGGTCGAGAACTCCAAGTGGGCGGACGTCTTCGACGGCATCGACATCGACTGGGAGTACCCCAACGCCTGCGGGCTGAGCTGCGACACCAGCGGGCGGGCCGCGTACAAGAACCTGATGTCCGCGGTGCGCGCCAAGTTCGGCTCGAACAACCTGGTCACGGCCGCCATCCCGGCCGACGCCTCCTCCGGCGGCAAGATCGACGCCGCGGACTACGCGGGCGCCGCCCAGTACGTCGACTGGTACAACCCGATGACGTACGACTTCTTCGGCGCGTGGGACGCCAAGGGACCGACGGCGCCGCACTCGCCGCTCAGCTCCTACACCGGCATCCCGAAGGCCGAGTACCACTCGCAGGCGACGATCGCCAAGCTCAAGGGGATGGGCATCCCGTCCGACAAGCTGCTGCTCGGCATCGGCTTCTACGGCCGCGGCTGGACCGGCGTCACCCAGAAGGCCCCGGGCGGCACCGCGACGGGACCGGCGCAGGGCACGTACGAGCAGGGCATCGACGACTACAAGGTGCTCAAGACCAAGTGCCCGGCCAACGGCACCGTCGGCGGGACCGCGTACGCGCACTGCGGCACCAACTGGTGGAGCTACGACACCCCGGCCACCATCGCCGGGAAGATGAACTACAAGAACCAGCAGGGCCTGGGAGGCACCTTCTTCTGGGAGCTCAGCGGTGACACCACGAACGGCGAGCTGATCAAGGCGATCAACTAG
- a CDS encoding TetR/AcrR family transcriptional regulator, which translates to MNNSQQRGGDRSADADRPQARGSDRSVARRAELIAIGRKLFADTSYDALSMDDIARQARVAKGLIYYYFKSKRGYYLAIIEDSVADLVQRAAGDTELPPVERVHRTIEGYLRYAEHHQAAYRTIVSGGVGFDAEVHAIRDGVREAMVGTIADGAYGRRAIPALARTALLGWLCSVEGITLDWIGRRDAAGERELPRDTVRELLVRTLRETLNVIEEFEPACPAPPP; encoded by the coding sequence TTGAATAATAGTCAACAGCGCGGTGGCGACCGTTCCGCCGACGCGGACCGCCCGCAGGCGCGCGGCTCCGACCGCTCCGTGGCGCGACGCGCCGAACTCATCGCCATCGGCCGGAAGTTGTTCGCCGACACGTCCTACGACGCGCTCTCGATGGACGACATCGCGAGACAGGCGCGGGTCGCCAAGGGGTTGATCTACTACTACTTCAAATCCAAACGCGGGTACTACCTGGCGATCATCGAGGACTCGGTGGCCGACCTGGTCCAGCGGGCGGCGGGCGACACCGAACTCCCGCCCGTGGAGCGGGTGCACCGCACCATCGAGGGCTATCTGCGCTACGCCGAGCACCACCAGGCGGCCTACCGCACCATCGTCAGCGGCGGCGTCGGCTTCGACGCCGAGGTGCACGCCATCCGGGACGGCGTGCGCGAGGCGATGGTCGGCACGATCGCCGACGGGGCGTACGGCCGCCGCGCGATCCCCGCGCTCGCGCGCACGGCGCTGCTCGGCTGGCTGTGCAGCGTCGAGGGGATCACGCTCGACTGGATCGGCCGCAGGGACGCGGCGGGCGAGCGGGAGCTGCCCCGGGACACCGTGCGCGAGCTGCTCGTGCGCACGCTCCGCGAAACCCTGAACGTCATCGAGGAGTTCGAGCCCGCGTGCCCCGCGCCGCCGCCGTGA
- a CDS encoding DUF6230 family protein: protein MASIMAEGALAASFAVSGTSFQVSSGKLTSQGLASYVETDRSVDGKGHPVALLGIGDATLSDICQAASVKTPLGTVVFKLTAGGDAGKVTASNLIIDAEDLVGDARFGTAEIGRDASTLDEVPGVKGEKGKFGLQAGDIEVSGVKSHAWSATGGNFRLKGMRVDVSLDGKKCF from the coding sequence ATGGCGTCGATCATGGCGGAGGGCGCGCTCGCCGCGTCCTTCGCGGTCTCCGGCACCAGCTTCCAGGTCTCGTCGGGCAAGCTGACGAGCCAGGGCCTGGCCAGCTATGTGGAGACCGACCGGAGCGTCGACGGCAAGGGCCACCCCGTGGCGCTGCTCGGCATCGGCGACGCGACGCTGTCCGACATCTGTCAGGCCGCCTCGGTCAAGACGCCCCTGGGCACCGTGGTGTTCAAGCTGACGGCGGGCGGCGACGCGGGCAAGGTCACCGCGAGCAACCTGATCATCGATGCCGAGGACCTCGTCGGCGACGCCCGCTTCGGCACCGCCGAGATCGGCAGGGACGCCTCCACGCTCGACGAGGTGCCCGGGGTCAAGGGCGAGAAGGGCAAGTTCGGCCTCCAGGCCGGGGACATCGAGGTGTCCGGGGTCAAGTCGCACGCCTGGTCGGCGACCGGCGGCAACTTCCGCCTCAAGGGCATGCGGGTGGACGTCAGCCTGGACGGCAAGAAGTGCTTCTGA
- a CDS encoding DUF6114 domain-containing protein: MLLSGPGAPRRGGWLDERLPLRELRRTVRRWRRTRPFWGGLLLLLGGAELLVVPLSPLTVLVSLGLGGIAAIGIGIALMVAGLFLWLLPQAHHYVSVNALILSVLSFAATNLGGFLVGMLLGIVGSAMGFGWTPVPEDGQEEARRPGIRDGQGTRTLAVLLPVALAGAALWGAAPAKAEPAGGALAAPRAPGDGAVVAARTPPTVTTTLFAPKGFIVAGVRDIPTADGPLKVMELRMNAASLTDYRLRTRDGSRELALGADTLDLNGKVTLYLTKFKGCIQGLLCLTFTPDRLPVPPLVPPFVFMTDVSAEQALVTSDVITAGGLSLRAHP; this comes from the coding sequence GTGCTTCTGAGCGGGCCCGGCGCACCGCGCCGGGGCGGCTGGCTCGACGAGCGCCTTCCGCTCAGGGAGCTGCGCCGGACGGTGCGCAGGTGGCGGCGCACCCGGCCGTTCTGGGGCGGGCTCCTGCTCCTCCTGGGCGGCGCGGAACTCCTGGTCGTGCCGCTGTCGCCGCTGACGGTCCTGGTGAGCCTCGGGCTCGGCGGGATCGCCGCGATCGGCATCGGGATCGCGCTGATGGTCGCCGGTCTTTTCCTGTGGCTGCTGCCGCAGGCGCACCACTACGTGTCCGTCAACGCGCTGATCCTGTCGGTCCTGTCGTTCGCGGCGACCAACCTCGGCGGCTTCCTGGTCGGGATGCTGCTCGGCATCGTGGGCAGCGCGATGGGCTTCGGGTGGACGCCGGTGCCCGAGGACGGCCAGGAGGAGGCACGGCGGCCCGGGATCCGCGACGGACAGGGCACGCGGACCCTCGCCGTCCTGCTTCCGGTGGCCCTCGCCGGGGCGGCGTTGTGGGGCGCCGCCCCGGCGAAGGCCGAGCCCGCGGGCGGGGCACTCGCGGCCCCGCGGGCGCCCGGTGACGGGGCCGTCGTGGCGGCGCGGACGCCGCCGACCGTCACGACGACGCTGTTCGCGCCGAAGGGCTTCATCGTGGCGGGCGTGCGCGACATCCCCACCGCCGACGGGCCGCTGAAGGTGATGGAGCTGCGCATGAACGCGGCCTCGCTCACCGACTACCGGCTGCGCACCCGCGACGGGAGCCGCGAACTGGCCCTGGGCGCCGACACCTTGGACCTGAACGGCAAGGTCACGCTCTATCTCACCAAGTTCAAAGGCTGCATCCAGGGCCTGCTGTGCCTGACCTTCACGCCCGACCGGCTGCCCGTGCCGCCGCTGGTGCCGCCGTTCGTCTTCATGACCGACGTGAGCGCCGAGCAGGCCCTGGTCACCTCGGACGTGATCACCGCGGGCGGACTCAGTCTGCGGGCGCACCCCTGA
- a CDS encoding SCO1431 family membrane protein: MTASSATATVLQAREGLRARTGGPDEDGPKLLEHVLGWTLVVLLAMLVTQTGLM; encoded by the coding sequence ATGACCGCGAGCTCCGCCACCGCCACCGTTCTCCAGGCCCGTGAGGGGCTCCGGGCCCGCACCGGCGGCCCCGACGAGGACGGCCCCAAGCTCCTGGAACACGTCCTCGGCTGGACGCTCGTCGTGCTGCTCGCGATGCTCGTCACGCAGACCGGTCTGATGTGA
- a CDS encoding M1 family metallopeptidase: protein MSTFPTPRRGARLALAAAVTVAAALTGPVSYATSGSTAEAKPSPGAPGLGDPMFPLDGNGGYKVDRYLLDFDWQAPRTPFEATATIKATATQALSRFNLDFGGNTLHAVTVDGKAAGTARAGDELTVTPKSPLPKGRSFTVKVTYTADPTQVRHRDDAIEDYGWIPTPDGTVVYPQPNGARLIFPANDHPSQRAPITFRITTPKDLTAVANGKLVDKSAGPGDRVRWTYDSEQPLSTQLVQLAVGKFTLDDRTGPGGLPIRDVVPDALVEPTAKYRELTADHLAWLQERLGPYPFNRYGILVGDTDLGVALETQTLSLVPKADLLGTQVDAERNLVHELTHQWFGDSVALKSWSDLWVSEGHARFYERLYSQAHGGDSFEAAMKAAYKAHDQWRKDFGAPAEPTEPNLFKRMRYDGSALVLYALREHVGDAAFQKIERAWVTQYRGKAASTQDYVDLASRVTGQDLEGFLKPWLYGAKTPPMPGHPDWVVDPAT, encoded by the coding sequence ATGAGTACGTTCCCGACGCCCCGCCGCGGAGCGCGGCTCGCCCTGGCGGCAGCCGTGACCGTGGCGGCCGCCCTCACCGGACCGGTCTCGTACGCCACCTCCGGCTCGACCGCGGAGGCCAAGCCCTCCCCCGGCGCCCCGGGGCTCGGCGACCCGATGTTCCCGCTCGACGGCAACGGCGGCTACAAGGTCGACCGCTACCTCCTGGACTTCGACTGGCAGGCGCCCAGGACGCCGTTCGAGGCCACGGCGACGATCAAGGCCACCGCCACCCAGGCCCTGTCCCGCTTCAACCTCGACTTCGGCGGCAACACCCTGCACGCGGTCACCGTCGACGGCAAGGCCGCGGGCACGGCGCGCGCCGGCGACGAGCTGACCGTCACGCCCAAGTCGCCGCTCCCCAAGGGCCGTTCCTTCACGGTGAAGGTGACCTACACCGCCGACCCCACCCAGGTCCGCCACCGCGACGACGCCATCGAGGACTACGGCTGGATCCCCACGCCCGACGGCACGGTGGTCTACCCCCAGCCCAACGGCGCCCGGCTGATCTTCCCCGCCAACGACCACCCCAGCCAGCGCGCGCCCATCACCTTCCGCATCACCACGCCGAAGGACCTGACGGCCGTCGCCAACGGCAAGCTGGTCGACAAGAGCGCCGGGCCGGGCGACCGGGTGCGCTGGACGTACGACTCCGAGCAGCCGCTGTCCACGCAGCTGGTGCAGCTGGCCGTCGGCAAGTTCACCCTCGACGACCGGACGGGCCCGGGCGGCCTGCCGATCCGCGACGTGGTGCCGGACGCCCTCGTCGAGCCGACCGCGAAGTACCGCGAGCTCACCGCCGACCACCTGGCCTGGCTCCAGGAGAGGCTCGGGCCCTACCCCTTCAACCGCTACGGCATCCTCGTCGGCGACACCGACCTCGGGGTCGCCCTGGAGACCCAGACCCTCTCGCTCGTCCCCAAGGCCGATCTGCTCGGCACCCAGGTCGACGCCGAGCGGAACCTGGTGCACGAGCTGACCCACCAGTGGTTCGGCGACAGCGTCGCGCTCAAGAGCTGGTCCGACCTGTGGGTCAGCGAGGGCCACGCCCGCTTCTACGAGCGGCTGTACTCACAGGCCCACGGCGGCGACAGCTTCGAGGCGGCGATGAAGGCCGCGTACAAGGCGCACGACCAGTGGCGCAAGGACTTCGGCGCGCCCGCCGAGCCCACCGAGCCCAACCTCTTCAAGCGCATGCGCTACGACGGCTCGGCGCTCGTCCTGTACGCGCTGCGCGAGCACGTGGGCGACGCCGCCTTCCAGAAGATCGAGCGGGCCTGGGTCACCCAGTACCGCGGGAAGGCCGCGAGCACCCAGGACTACGTCGACCTCGCCTCGCGGGTCACGGGCCAGGATCTGGAGGGCTTCCTCAAGCCGTGGCTGTACGGGGCGAAGACCCCGCCGATGCCCGGCCACCCGGACTGGGTGGTGGACCCGGCGACCTGA
- a CDS encoding C39 family peptidase, translating to MDRAEDMSRRRLLTAAAGAAAAVSVAAAATPAGAATARRRPPRADRPVDNRAWTSRKDWNTGTGAGTRVAGRARPGVEIDEPLGTTDYADPHTGRTSTWEYARWTGPVHRSTVPGTEVIASWNARTPSGTWIQVELEGTYSDGTRTPWYVLGRWASGDDRQDPAAPVIRRTSVDGQEDGRSTVWTDTLSLDDPTTGLRLVSYRLRLTLYREPGTALTPTVWRLGAMTSDVPDRFTVPASEPGRAGELAVPRYSQEIHKGQYPEYDNGGEAWCSPTSSQMILEYWGRGPTAADLAWVDPSFADPQVCHAARFTYDYQYGGCGNWPFNAAYAATYRDMQGVVTRLGSLTDLETLIAAGIPAITSQSFLKEELTGAGYGTAGHLMTVVGFTDTGDVIANDPASPSNAAVRRVYRRREWENIWLRTKRKNAQGKVVSGTGGVCYLYFPLRPTTAQVRALAAVGVR from the coding sequence ATGGACCGAGCTGAAGACATGTCCCGCAGAAGACTCCTCACCGCCGCCGCGGGCGCCGCGGCCGCCGTTTCCGTCGCGGCCGCCGCGACCCCGGCGGGCGCCGCCACCGCCCGCCGCCGCCCGCCCCGCGCCGACCGTCCGGTGGACAACCGCGCCTGGACCTCGCGCAAGGACTGGAACACGGGCACCGGAGCGGGCACCCGCGTCGCGGGCAGGGCCCGCCCCGGCGTCGAGATCGACGAGCCCCTGGGCACCACGGACTACGCCGACCCGCACACCGGCAGGACGAGCACCTGGGAGTACGCCCGCTGGACCGGCCCCGTGCACCGCTCCACCGTGCCCGGCACGGAGGTCATCGCCTCCTGGAACGCCCGCACGCCCAGCGGCACCTGGATCCAGGTCGAGCTGGAGGGCACCTACTCCGACGGCACCAGGACGCCGTGGTACGTCCTCGGCCGCTGGGCCTCGGGCGACGACCGGCAGGACCCGGCGGCCCCGGTCATACGGCGCACCTCGGTCGACGGCCAGGAGGACGGCAGGTCGACCGTGTGGACGGACACGCTGTCCCTCGACGACCCCACGACCGGCCTGCGGCTCGTCTCGTACCGGCTGCGGCTGACCCTCTACCGCGAGCCCGGGACCGCGCTCACCCCCACGGTGTGGCGGCTCGGCGCGATGACCTCGGACGTGCCCGACCGCTTCACGGTGCCCGCGTCCGAGCCGGGGCGCGCCGGGGAGCTGGCGGTGCCGCGCTACTCGCAGGAGATCCACAAGGGCCAGTACCCGGAGTACGACAACGGCGGCGAGGCCTGGTGCAGCCCCACCTCGTCCCAGATGATCCTGGAGTACTGGGGCCGCGGGCCCACGGCCGCGGACCTGGCCTGGGTCGACCCCTCCTTCGCCGATCCGCAGGTGTGCCACGCGGCGCGCTTCACCTACGACTACCAGTACGGCGGCTGCGGGAACTGGCCGTTCAACGCCGCCTACGCCGCGACGTACCGGGACATGCAGGGCGTCGTCACCCGGCTCGGGTCGCTCACCGACCTGGAGACGCTGATCGCCGCCGGGATCCCCGCCATAACGTCGCAGTCGTTCCTGAAGGAGGAGCTGACCGGCGCGGGCTACGGCACCGCGGGCCACCTGATGACGGTCGTCGGCTTCACGGACACCGGTGACGTGATCGCCAACGACCCGGCGTCGCCCAGCAACGCCGCGGTGCGGCGCGTCTACCGGCGGCGCGAGTGGGAGAACATCTGGCTGCGGACCAAGCGCAAGAACGCGCAGGGCAAGGTCGTCTCCGGCACGGGCGGCGTCTGCTATCTGTACTTCCCGCTGCGCCCGACGACCGCGCAGGTGCGGGCGCTCGCCGCGGTGGGCGTGCGCTGA
- a CDS encoding uridine kinase family protein: MTMTRRPTPLPRLARALSALPPSCGPVRLVAVDGHAGSGKSTFAARLADALGGAPVLRLDDIASHEALFDWTDRLRHQVITPLSRGRAAHYEAYDWHARRFGPASRPLPAAPVVLIEGVGAGRHVLRPFLARLLWMELPRAASWARGRHRDGPEQRDFWDGWEGAERRHFAEDPSRPYAELLVRELPQGYEVLTGPAGTAADAQIVTQGEGPSAAR; encoded by the coding sequence ATGACAATGACCCGGCGCCCCACGCCTCTCCCGCGCCTCGCCCGTGCGCTGTCCGCGCTCCCCCCGTCCTGCGGCCCGGTCCGGCTGGTCGCCGTCGACGGGCACGCGGGCTCGGGCAAGTCGACGTTCGCCGCACGGCTCGCCGACGCGCTCGGCGGCGCCCCGGTGCTCAGGCTCGACGACATCGCGAGCCACGAGGCGCTCTTCGACTGGACCGACCGGCTGCGGCACCAGGTCATCACCCCCCTGTCCCGGGGCCGAGCGGCGCACTACGAGGCGTACGACTGGCACGCGCGCCGCTTCGGTCCGGCAAGCCGCCCCCTGCCCGCCGCCCCTGTCGTCCTCATCGAGGGTGTCGGCGCGGGCCGTCACGTGCTACGCCCGTTTCTGGCGCGACTGCTGTGGATGGAGCTGCCGCGGGCCGCGTCCTGGGCCCGCGGGCGCCACCGGGACGGACCGGAGCAGCGCGACTTCTGGGACGGCTGGGAAGGCGCCGAACGGCGTCATTTCGCCGAAGACCCGTCCCGGCCGTACGCGGAGCTTCTGGTACGGGAGTTGCCCCAGGGGTACGAGGTGCTGACGGGGCCCGCCGGGACGGCAGCGGACGCCCAAATCGTCACTCAGGGTGAAGGCCCGTCGGCAGCGCGCTGA
- a CDS encoding AAA family ATPase, which produces MDFGTQGRAAPADLAWLRGVDAYTMGAYPQAEEEFRAAVRIDPGMADGWLGLHALRVDTTTALLRMYQHRDRFGEQRTRHGRTLNSWYWLGWWVQPVLESVRDLLLAHASHWLDGRHVPELDRALAGLPPVDTDSQVRFLHACRAYLVKDWEQLVRHTDPLIDDAMLGIEAGLFGGMARVRLDMYGQAEPLLSAALMRCRSEQPQRKELRYWLARAHEGTGRSAAALPLYRAVHRVDPAFMDTSARLAAIAESDGFDDGTDLAAVTLAGLGQDVLDGPDGVDALFGAEGRDLKVTEPELPPGTGPADPPAPDAVREKAIIPVKPPPPQLPPGPTDPALLAQAIAELERMVGLEPVKRQVKALSAQLNMARLRAAQGLPVQPPKRHFVFSGPSGTGKTTVARILGRVFYALGLLGGDHLVEAQRADLVGEYLGQTAVKANELIDSAIGGVLFVDEAYALSNSGYGKGDAYGDEALQVLLKRAEDNRDHLVVILAGYPEGMDRLLAANPGLSSRFTTRVDFPSYRPLELTAIGEVLAGENGDAWDEEALDELRSISGHVVDQSWIDELGNGRFLRTLYEKSCAYRDLRLSGYPGEPTRTDLATLRLPDLMQAYGEVLSGRGPTGPGGTG; this is translated from the coding sequence ATGGACTTCGGCACGCAGGGCCGGGCCGCCCCGGCCGACCTCGCCTGGCTGCGGGGGGTCGACGCCTACACGATGGGCGCCTATCCGCAGGCGGAGGAGGAGTTCCGGGCCGCGGTGCGCATCGACCCGGGCATGGCCGACGGCTGGCTCGGACTGCACGCGCTGCGCGTCGACACCACGACGGCGTTGCTGCGGATGTACCAGCACCGGGACCGCTTCGGCGAGCAGCGCACCCGGCACGGCCGCACCCTCAACTCCTGGTACTGGCTCGGCTGGTGGGTCCAGCCCGTCCTGGAGTCCGTCCGCGACCTGCTGCTCGCGCACGCCTCGCACTGGCTGGACGGCCGGCACGTCCCGGAGCTCGACCGGGCCCTCGCGGGCCTTCCGCCCGTCGACACCGACAGCCAGGTGCGCTTTCTGCACGCCTGCCGCGCCTACCTGGTCAAGGACTGGGAGCAGCTGGTGCGGCACACCGACCCGCTGATCGACGACGCGATGCTCGGCATCGAGGCGGGCCTGTTCGGCGGCATGGCCCGGGTCCGGCTCGACATGTACGGCCAGGCGGAGCCGCTGCTCTCCGCCGCCCTGATGCGCTGCCGCAGCGAGCAGCCGCAGCGCAAGGAGCTGCGCTACTGGCTGGCCCGCGCGCACGAGGGCACCGGCCGGTCCGCCGCCGCCCTGCCGCTGTACCGCGCGGTGCACCGGGTCGACCCGGCCTTCATGGACACCTCCGCGCGGCTCGCGGCCATCGCCGAGAGCGACGGCTTCGACGACGGCACCGACCTCGCCGCCGTCACCCTCGCCGGGCTCGGCCAGGACGTGCTCGACGGACCCGACGGCGTGGACGCGCTGTTCGGCGCCGAGGGCCGCGATCTGAAGGTCACCGAGCCCGAGCTGCCCCCGGGCACGGGGCCCGCGGACCCGCCCGCCCCCGACGCCGTGCGCGAGAAGGCGATCATCCCCGTCAAGCCCCCGCCGCCGCAGCTGCCGCCGGGGCCCACCGATCCGGCGCTGCTCGCCCAGGCCATCGCCGAGCTGGAGCGCATGGTCGGGCTCGAACCCGTCAAGCGGCAGGTCAAGGCGCTGTCGGCGCAGCTCAACATGGCCCGTCTGCGGGCGGCCCAGGGCCTGCCGGTGCAGCCGCCGAAACGACACTTCGTCTTCTCCGGGCCCTCCGGCACCGGCAAGACGACCGTGGCCCGCATCCTCGGCCGGGTCTTCTACGCGCTCGGCCTGCTGGGCGGCGACCACCTCGTGGAGGCCCAGCGCGCGGACCTGGTCGGTGAGTACCTGGGCCAGACGGCCGTCAAGGCCAACGAGCTCATCGACTCCGCCATCGGCGGCGTCCTCTTCGTCGACGAGGCCTACGCCCTGTCCAACTCCGGCTACGGCAAGGGCGACGCGTACGGCGACGAGGCGCTGCAGGTCCTCCTGAAGCGGGCCGAGGACAACCGCGACCACCTCGTGGTGATCCTCGCCGGCTATCCGGAGGGCATGGACCGCCTGCTCGCCGCCAACCCCGGCCTGTCCTCGCGCTTCACCACCCGCGTCGACTTCCCCTCGTACCGCCCGCTCGAACTCACCGCGATCGGCGAGGTGCTCGCCGGGGAGAACGGCGACGCCTGGGACGAGGAGGCCCTCGACGAGCTGCGGTCCATCAGCGGACACGTGGTCGACCAGTCCTGGATCGACGAGCTGGGCAACGGAAGGTTCCTGCGCACGCTCTACGAGAAGAGCTGCGCCTATCGCGACCTGCGGCTCTCCGGCTATCCGGGCGAGCCGACCCGCACCGACCTGGCCACGCTGCGCCTGCCCGATCTGATGCAGGCGTACGGCGAGGTCCTCTCGGGCCGGGGCCCCACGGGCCCGGGCGGTACGGGATGA